A part of Cannabis sativa cultivar Pink pepper isolate KNU-18-1 chromosome 6, ASM2916894v1, whole genome shotgun sequence genomic DNA contains:
- the LOC115724757 gene encoding glucose-6-phosphate 1-dehydrogenase, chloroplastic isoform X1 encodes MAAIAASNAVVSKSTRLSSNYSFRPSSAPRNFHPWTSISLANSKISSGSGCVRAQVTPLEQTSAAAPAQSVEAPAVNVFGTSRDILSILKSYWDSICILLGVGAVSTTVSPVENKTPLSKLKETAGFDGSGNESTVSITVVGASGDLAKKKIFPALFALFYEGFLPKHFTVYGYARSKMTDAELRIMVSKTLTCRIDQRENCGEKMEQFLGRCFYHSGQYDSEKNFAELDKKLKEHEVGRVSNRLFYLSIPPNIFIDAVKCASLSASSGNGWTRVIVEKPFGRDSESSAALTKALKQYLEEDQIFRIDHYLGKELVENLSVLRFSNLIFEPLWSRQYIRNVQLIFSEDFGTEGRGGYFDNYGIIRDIMQNHLLQILALFAMETPVSLDAEDIRNEKVKVLRSMRPVKLDDVVVGQYKSHTRGGINYPSYTDDETVPKGSLTPTFAAAALFIDNARWDGVPFLMKAGKALHTKGAEIRVQFRHVPGNLYNRNFGTDLDRATNELVIRVQPDEAIYLKINNKVPGLGMKLDRSNLNLHYAARYSKEIPDAYERLLLDAIEGERRLFIRSDELDAAWSLFTPFLKELEEKKIIPEYYPYGSRGPVGAHYLAARYKVRWGDVGHEQ; translated from the exons ATGGCTGCCATTGCTGCTTCAAACGCCGTCGTTTCCAAATCAACACGACTTTCTTCCAACTACTCATTCCGACCTTCCTCCGCCCCTCGAAACTTCCATCCATGGACTTCGATTTCCCTTGCCAATTCCAAGATTTCATCAG GTTCGGGTTGCGTAAGAGCTCAGGTTACTCCTTTGGAACAAACTAGTGCCGCTGCACCTGCTCAAAGTGTGGAGGCTCCTGCGGTCAATGTGTTTGGAACCTCTAGAG ACATTCTCTCTATTCTGAAGTCTTATTGGGATAGTATATGTATCTTATTGGGTGTAGGTGCAGTGTCTACAACAGTCAGCCCGGTTGAGAATAAAACTCCCCTTAGCAAATTGAAAGAAACAGCTGGATTCGATGGCAGTGGAAATGAATCAACCGTTAGCATCACAGTTGTTGGAGCCTCTGGGGATCTTGCCAAGAAGAAAATTTTTCCTGCACTTTTCGCACTTTTCTACGAGGGTTTCCTCCCCAAG CATTTTACAGTATATGGTTATGCACGGAGTAAGATGACAGATGCAGAGCTTAGAATTATGGTTAGTAAAACACTTACTTGCAGAATTGATCAAAG GGAAAATTGTGGTGAGAAGATGGAACAATTTCTCGGAAGATGTTTTTATCATTCTGGTCAGTatgattcagagaaaaactttGCAGAGCTAGACAAGAAATTAAAGGAACATGAG GTTGGTAGGGTATCCAATCGCCTCTTCTATCTATCGATTCCTCCAAACATTTTCATAGATGCTGTGAAGTGTGCAAGCTTGTCAGCTTCCTCTGGTAATGGTTGGACCAGGGTCATTGTTGAGAAACCCTTTGGCCGAGATTCAGAATCCTCTGCTGCTTTGACGAAAGCCCTAAAGCAGTACCTAGAAGAGGATCAAATATTCAGGATAGACCATTATCTGGGAAAGGAGCTGGTAGAAAATCTCTCCGTTCTCAGATTTTCTAACCTTATTTTTGAACCTCTGTGGTCAAGGCAGTATATTAGGAATGTCCAATTAATATTCTCTGAAGATTTTGGCACTGAGGGTCGTGGAGG CTACTTCGACAATTATGGGATAATAAGAGACATAATGCAGAATCACTTGCTTCAGATACTAGCGCTCTTTGCAATGGAAACACCAGTCAGCTTGGATGCTGAAGATATCAGAAATGAGAAG GTGAAAGTTTTGCGTTCAATGCGGCCGGTGAAACTTGACGATGTTGTTGTAGGGCAATATAAAAGCCATACAAGAGGAGGTATCAATTACCCATCTTACACAGATGACGAAACTGTCCCTAAGGGCAGCTTAACTCCAACATTTGCAGCAGCTGCCCTCTTCATAGACAATGCAAGATGGGATGGAGTGCCTTTTCTTATGAAGGCTGGAAAAGCATTACATACTAAGGG GGCTGAGATAAGGGTACAGTTTAGGCATGTTCCTGGAAACTTATATAACCGAAATTTCGGAACAGATCTTGATCGAGCTACTAATGAGCTTGTTATTCGAGTACAACCTGATGAAGCAATTTATTTGAAGATCAATAACAAGGTTCCTGGTCTTGGAATGAAACTTGACCGTAGTAATCTGAACCTTCACTATGCAGCCAg ATACTCGAAAGAGATTCCAGATGCTTACGAGAGGTTATTGCTGGATGCTATAGAAGGAGAAAGGCGGTTGTTTATCCGAAGTGATGAATTGGATGCTGCTTGGTCATTGTTTACACCTTTCTTGAAAGAGCTTGAAGAGAAAAAGATAATCCCAGAATATTATCCCTATGGAAGCAGGGGTCCTGTTGGAGCCCATTATCTTGCCGCAAGATACAAGGTTCGGTGGGGAGACGTCGGACACGAGCAATGA
- the LOC115724757 gene encoding glucose-6-phosphate 1-dehydrogenase, chloroplastic isoform X2, protein MAAIAASNAVVSKSTRLSSNYSFRPSSAPRNFHPWTSISLANSKISSGSGCVRAQVTPLEQTSAAAPAQSVEAPAVNVFGTSRGAVSTTVSPVENKTPLSKLKETAGFDGSGNESTVSITVVGASGDLAKKKIFPALFALFYEGFLPKHFTVYGYARSKMTDAELRIMVSKTLTCRIDQRENCGEKMEQFLGRCFYHSGQYDSEKNFAELDKKLKEHEVGRVSNRLFYLSIPPNIFIDAVKCASLSASSGNGWTRVIVEKPFGRDSESSAALTKALKQYLEEDQIFRIDHYLGKELVENLSVLRFSNLIFEPLWSRQYIRNVQLIFSEDFGTEGRGGYFDNYGIIRDIMQNHLLQILALFAMETPVSLDAEDIRNEKVKVLRSMRPVKLDDVVVGQYKSHTRGGINYPSYTDDETVPKGSLTPTFAAAALFIDNARWDGVPFLMKAGKALHTKGAEIRVQFRHVPGNLYNRNFGTDLDRATNELVIRVQPDEAIYLKINNKVPGLGMKLDRSNLNLHYAARYSKEIPDAYERLLLDAIEGERRLFIRSDELDAAWSLFTPFLKELEEKKIIPEYYPYGSRGPVGAHYLAARYKVRWGDVGHEQ, encoded by the exons ATGGCTGCCATTGCTGCTTCAAACGCCGTCGTTTCCAAATCAACACGACTTTCTTCCAACTACTCATTCCGACCTTCCTCCGCCCCTCGAAACTTCCATCCATGGACTTCGATTTCCCTTGCCAATTCCAAGATTTCATCAG GTTCGGGTTGCGTAAGAGCTCAGGTTACTCCTTTGGAACAAACTAGTGCCGCTGCACCTGCTCAAAGTGTGGAGGCTCCTGCGGTCAATGTGTTTGGAACCTCTAGAG GTGCAGTGTCTACAACAGTCAGCCCGGTTGAGAATAAAACTCCCCTTAGCAAATTGAAAGAAACAGCTGGATTCGATGGCAGTGGAAATGAATCAACCGTTAGCATCACAGTTGTTGGAGCCTCTGGGGATCTTGCCAAGAAGAAAATTTTTCCTGCACTTTTCGCACTTTTCTACGAGGGTTTCCTCCCCAAG CATTTTACAGTATATGGTTATGCACGGAGTAAGATGACAGATGCAGAGCTTAGAATTATGGTTAGTAAAACACTTACTTGCAGAATTGATCAAAG GGAAAATTGTGGTGAGAAGATGGAACAATTTCTCGGAAGATGTTTTTATCATTCTGGTCAGTatgattcagagaaaaactttGCAGAGCTAGACAAGAAATTAAAGGAACATGAG GTTGGTAGGGTATCCAATCGCCTCTTCTATCTATCGATTCCTCCAAACATTTTCATAGATGCTGTGAAGTGTGCAAGCTTGTCAGCTTCCTCTGGTAATGGTTGGACCAGGGTCATTGTTGAGAAACCCTTTGGCCGAGATTCAGAATCCTCTGCTGCTTTGACGAAAGCCCTAAAGCAGTACCTAGAAGAGGATCAAATATTCAGGATAGACCATTATCTGGGAAAGGAGCTGGTAGAAAATCTCTCCGTTCTCAGATTTTCTAACCTTATTTTTGAACCTCTGTGGTCAAGGCAGTATATTAGGAATGTCCAATTAATATTCTCTGAAGATTTTGGCACTGAGGGTCGTGGAGG CTACTTCGACAATTATGGGATAATAAGAGACATAATGCAGAATCACTTGCTTCAGATACTAGCGCTCTTTGCAATGGAAACACCAGTCAGCTTGGATGCTGAAGATATCAGAAATGAGAAG GTGAAAGTTTTGCGTTCAATGCGGCCGGTGAAACTTGACGATGTTGTTGTAGGGCAATATAAAAGCCATACAAGAGGAGGTATCAATTACCCATCTTACACAGATGACGAAACTGTCCCTAAGGGCAGCTTAACTCCAACATTTGCAGCAGCTGCCCTCTTCATAGACAATGCAAGATGGGATGGAGTGCCTTTTCTTATGAAGGCTGGAAAAGCATTACATACTAAGGG GGCTGAGATAAGGGTACAGTTTAGGCATGTTCCTGGAAACTTATATAACCGAAATTTCGGAACAGATCTTGATCGAGCTACTAATGAGCTTGTTATTCGAGTACAACCTGATGAAGCAATTTATTTGAAGATCAATAACAAGGTTCCTGGTCTTGGAATGAAACTTGACCGTAGTAATCTGAACCTTCACTATGCAGCCAg ATACTCGAAAGAGATTCCAGATGCTTACGAGAGGTTATTGCTGGATGCTATAGAAGGAGAAAGGCGGTTGTTTATCCGAAGTGATGAATTGGATGCTGCTTGGTCATTGTTTACACCTTTCTTGAAAGAGCTTGAAGAGAAAAAGATAATCCCAGAATATTATCCCTATGGAAGCAGGGGTCCTGTTGGAGCCCATTATCTTGCCGCAAGATACAAGGTTCGGTGGGGAGACGTCGGACACGAGCAATGA